Sequence from the Montipora foliosa isolate CH-2021 chromosome 12, ASM3666993v2, whole genome shotgun sequence genome:
CACACTAAATACTGGACAATATTTAaggacatcaatttgtttttctggAGATAAACCCATATTCATGCCATTCTTAGTCACAAAGATACTGTGTTTCAGGCAGAGTATAAATTTTCAAGAATTCAGTTGTGTACTGTGTTGTGCAGCAAAACACCGTAAGCTCTGGAGATGCCAGAAAATTAGTTAAAGTTTtgctgtttaaaaaaataaattttgagtGAATTCTGATTCACTTATTTAATACATTTAATTCATAAAATGAATTACCCATAATTCGGCCAATTCACAACTTCAGAATGTCAGAAGCAAGGACTTGACTTAATAAAATGATCTGTTTTTGTTCTTTACCAGTGCCCTGAAAACAGACAAGGCAGTCTTACATTGAATATACATCTTCCTGTCCAGGAGAGTGAAGAAGATGATTCCACCAGTGAGAATTTGGGACCCAATACACCCTCAGAAAATTATGATTCTAGCTCAGTAGATGACATGTTCTCAAAGGTTTCAACTGATAAGTCCACCTGATCCGGAAAGAGAAGCCCAGAGATCTCTGTTAGGCATCACATTTAAACTCTAACCAtagtttataataatattatggcTGCTTGTTGTTAGAACGCTACTAGCAATAGTTTTGGAGTGTAGAGGAAATGGTTCCAGGATACTATGCATTGTCTTACAGATTTAAGACAGCTCCCAGGAAAGAAAGCAGAGCTCTAGATAAAGCTCTTGGCTGGATACCTTAACAAACAAGTGAAACAAAATAGGCTAATAGTTGAGTTTGATTTACTGAGACACTATGCTGGATTCTGTTGAAATAGAGTACCTACGTAGAAAGCCTTAAATAgggttttattattattattattattattattattgtaaagttattattattattatcataagtattattatttttattaatataatagagaaaagagaagagcaacatttacatgtatatgtagaTATATAGCAAAGCAtcctaagaaaaagaaaagattattaaatgtttttatttatttattttattatttttatttgtaccCTTTCCCAGACTCAATCTTGCTACTTGTATTTACAGTGTTCTGGTctttaaagaaataaactttcaaGACGATGTCAAACTAAACACGTCAAAAAATGGTTGATAATTTCCTATTCCTTTGGCATTATGATCGTCAATAATGGCAAATGAGATGACCTTGTATCTGTTGACAAATTCTTTCTCTGTCAACACCTCTTTAAATAGCTGGGCAACGTGACGTGGTGGGTTTCTGAATGCCCCGCAACCAAGTGCTGACAACACCAAGGAGTCATGTCCATAGTGCAATCCTGTTGCAAACATGCACCgcattttttgctttgttttatctGCAACTTCTTGGTTGAGCTTTTGTTTGTTGCATGTAAGAGGGGGACTGCAATATGCAGATAATGCAAGAAATGACATAGAAACTGGGTGTGGCAAGAATGCATACCCCTCAGCTTCGGAGGCTCGTATAATGAAGACATTGGTAGAGTAGACACATGAAAATTCTGGCAACCTGTAAGTCCATTTTCTTTCAGGGTCAAATTCTTTGTCAGGGTCAGCTAAATGTTGCACATAATTTGTTCGGCGAAATAAGTTCTCCTCTTGTGCACCAGCTCCCGACAGGTATCCTCCACCTGAGTGGCAGAAAAAAGGATATTAGAGCTGTTGTCAATCCTTTGAAGCTTTAAGGATGATTCAGACACTTCAGTCCTTGCTTATGACTGCAAATGAAACTAGCCTGCAACATTACTTCACTACAAATGTCAAAAATACTTTGGGTTGAACCAGTATATTTCAGTCAACATATGACATCTAAATTCGCACAACATGTATGaaattggctgttgtttatGCATGAGAAACAGACATTACCGCTTACTTAACTGCGATCGCATGCCATTAAAAGGGAAGATCAACTTTCCAAAAAGCaattcttagcaaacattgttatagaaaatgaatgaaggggtagtttctaaagaaactgtggtgctgcgtcggtggggaagtagtatcacaattagagctatgtgccaaaaacgaatcgcacttgacaaacaaattcttcattgtcgctccgaactttccaaaatctgtccagcaattttagtacaatcgattcgcgctaaaatccgacaacttaattctggactgtttgaccatttacaccaaaccaagactctaaaacttcaacaattaataggtccgcaaattaccgacaacactacattgcatagccataataccgtaattacaattccagaaaatctccCGCTTACTGAcccagagaaatctgttctcagtaagggcctaaattttgtccctattaccaaacgcaccaacgaattttctattaagcaagatgtcgaaaaattccttcgccgcgttcacttaaaagccttttttcacgacaaagaggatgattcggacacttctaataaagatatttttgaaacacttctagttcgcaaatccaaatggactcccccagagggacaatttgcctctttagattttttcaccaaaaaatgccgtcacgacattcacaaacttaaattcaatcgcaacactaaattttccaacctttcctcggaagagtgggcggcgcttaaaaatcttagtaaacgcaacgacatagttgtcaaatcggccgacaaaggcggcgcggtagttgtttggcggtccgacctttaccaaaaagaagctttgcggcaactttcggatacctcgttttatgccaaaatccctaaagatctcacttccaaaaatcaaaaagttgtcaaagacaccattcaaaatcttatagttaatcaagaattaccggacactgccactaatctcatcatcaacacccctagaacttcgtgcatttacttcttgcctaaaattcacaaacccaacaacccaggtcgccctatcgtttctgcctgtagttgccccaccgaactcatttctagctacttagacaggattatgacgcctatcgtcaaatctttgccatcatacattaaagacagtacacacgcactacaaattttccgcgatttcaatttctccggccaagacaaacttattttcaccatggacattacatctctatacacagtcattcctaatagcgaaggtcttcaagcacttaaacactttttcgatcaacgcactgtcaaagaacctagctcggaaacgctcctccgccttgccgaactagttttaacgcttaattgtttttcattcgccggcaactattacaaacaaattaatggtgtagcgatgggcacaagaatgggacctagctatgctaatctttttgtaggatatgttgaacaccaattttttaatcagtacaacggccccaaacctgaactctacggccgttacatcgacgactgcatcggcgctatttcatccagaagagaagaactcgatcaatttataacctccgtcaactcttttcatccggctcttaaatatacctgggaaatttcggaaacttcattggcttttctagatatcaaagtttctattagaggcaacgtgctatgtactagtgtgcactacaaacctacggactcacacagttatttgttgtattcatcgtcacatccatcacatgtcaagaactccatcccttattctcaatttcttagacttcgacgtctatgtagtgatgactccgatttttccagcaaatcagaggagatgtgccagttcttcgaaaaacgtggctatcctgtctctgtggtcaaagcgggccatcatcgcgcccaacaatttgatcgacagtcatcactacaaacgtcacaaaaagataagaatgacagaattccattcaccctcactttccatcctcataatcacgcagtcaaaagcatcattcttagtaattttaaattactccaaaatgatcccgagactggtagaatcttttcgcaacctccacttatttcattcaaacgcgacaaaaacgtaggcaactttttcgttagaagcgcgctcaaaactaacgagcaacccggcactttcaaatgcgcgcgctcacgatgcaaaacttgtcttttcattgttaacactagcaagataacgggacctaagcgatctgttaagatcaccgatcgtttcacatgtacctccgcaaatgtcatttattgcataacctgcacgttatgcaataaattatacattggtgagacaggtagacgactaggtgaccgattccgcgaacaccttcgcgatgttgtgaagaatgacaaggatgcatccaagccagtcgctcgccattttaatctgcctaaccactccaaaaaacacatggctatctgcggcctttccctacatctaggtaccacggaaagccgcaaaaatctggaacaaaagttcatctttcaaatcggcacccttaatcctcacggtattaacgaacgcttttcatttaactaatatattcctatttttcacgttgccatgttaccaccaatagcgtagctcctactctactataaaaactacacgtaacccataattcctcgattcgctctgacgctgacgaagggctaacgctcgaaacgtcagcttttataatctctgtacggtggccaatttacattatcaactccgttgataaaaccaaatttttgtatattgtTATAGAAAGATACATTTTTATAGAGGTCCACTTCTACCACTTCTTATTATTATCGCATTACTCCGCTAACAGAGAAGGGATTGCTACCGCGTGGTAGCAAGTCTTCTGAGTGACATGTCGGGTACAGGATAAGTCCACATTCTTTGGAATAACTGACTGAGCAGAATGCTTAAAAGCAACTACCCAAGTGTGCTAAATGCTTTGCGACATTTGTTTAACAAGGAGATACAAAACTGAACAAATTTGTCCTGGCTCCACAATTATGAAATTGTATATATGAAACGGTCTACCACAGCTTTTCACTGGGAAAATAATATAATATCATATTTCTTGTGCACTGTTGCGATGGTAGACCATGCTTGGATGGTAGAACCTCAAGGTAATGCCTTTTATATATAAGTACATTATCTTTTAAATTTCTATCACAATTAGGCTGTCATCCCAGGGCtagtctttcatataccggatgcGAAATAagaatgtccataaaacaaaacctAATCAGAAATTGCTAATTGGAATAataatggttcttttgtcttgtGCCATTTTAGTCTGGTATAGTGATactcactgtttataaacaataataaattatttttttgatatctaaattttgccaaccacagaaaaaaaaaactttgtttcgATAGCCAACAGATCTCAGGTTGGCACATTAAAATGACAACAGGTGATGTAACGGTGAGTATCCCTATATGAaagtttattatatactcaacaaaatatcttgtttctgattggccaacttaaagaaaatgtgaaaaacaaaaacacgttgaaagctacatgtacacaGACCTGGTTGAACGTCTGGCAAACATATGCAACTGAAAGAAAACTACACCCAAACCTGGAAGAATACGAGCACTAACAAAGTAGCGCGTTTGAGTATAAATATTGTTgagaatataataaataaaaaattgtatgaaattcctcgtgcatttcgtgatttatggtcccTCGTGATtctttgaaagttctcaaattgcactcgcctacggctcgtgcaattttgagaacttttaaaacatcactcgtgcccacaaatcacgaaatgcactcgcgttcatacaATTTCCTATACATACCCATTATCAAGGATGGTGTTGATATCCTGGGCTAATACATGTAACGGGaagggggggggtactcccttataagggcttaatggggacatgcggccagccagggtatgtttttggggatttttgtcttgaacagggtatcgaatttatcattttttgtggtaatcagggtatcgatttatcaatttttgtcttaaattgggttaaatgtcttaaacagggtatcaaaaattggaattctgttttaaaatgggttggaaaatcagcgatatttgtcttaaacagggtcagggtatgagcggccgcgccgcacctccccacccaaGGATATATCGAGtaccctaccccccccccccccttccccccccggGACATGTAGCTCCTATTGTTTCATGTCTCGTCCTACAAAAGCTTCCAACTAATTTGCATGGATTGTGTATTATGGACCTGTACATATTACTGATATTATCATGTTGCATTACGTAGTCTAACTACCTGGTCTGCGCGATGAGGCCATGTTCAACACAGCTGGATTAAATCCCTCGCTCTTCAATTGGCTAGCCACCTCAAGGCAATCAGCATTCACCACCGTTATTGTGGTTTCAAAAACATCATCTTTCACTTTGCGTTTGGGCGGAGACACCTCTTTGTGCAGCACTGTTTTTTGGGCATCTTTTGATACGCTGTTACGGTCAGAAAATGCAACCTCGGTTCCATCTTCTAGTGCATACTTGAAGTTTTTGCAAACTTCGAGCGTTTGGTGCATAATTTCCATTCTGAGCTGTTTGCGATTTCTTGAAGAGTTGAACTCCTTGAGCCATTTTTTGTGGTCGAAAACCGACTTCTCTAAGGTTGTGGCTCGTAGTACCTGTGGAATTGGCATTCCAGAGTGGCAGGCCATAAAAATAATTGCTGAATCAACTTAGCTTTTCTTTTTAGCTTTTGCTGAGGTATTAAAACTTTAAGTACAATTCAGTCAGCGGTCCCTACGTTCAGTCCCAGGTCTCCTAGACTTGACATGCACGTTGCGTGGCCATTTTGTCGCTGTGTTTTGTCATCGAGCTCACCGATTTCAACATGGTATTCTTCGTTTTTTTGTGCGGATTTGTTCTCGTTTATTGTTGTTATCCTATCCCTCATTTTCTTTACTAACTTATCTTTCTTTCTATTAGGGTAAAGACAAAAGGGCGAGGAAGTTCGCTGCTGTGAAGCGGATGATATCGCCGAAGGATATGAGAATGTAAGCTTTTAAAATTCCACCAGGCTTCCATTGCCGCTGTCGTAGAtctattttgtaatttattttgaagTGGGCGTTATTT
This genomic interval carries:
- the LOC137979675 gene encoding uncharacterized protein encodes the protein MACHSGMPIPQVLRATTLEKSVFDHKKWLKEFNSSRNRKQLRMEIMHQTLEVCKNFKYALEDGTEVAFSDRNSVSKDAQKTVLHKEVSPPKRKVKDDVFETTITVVNADCLEVASQLKSEGFNPAVLNMASSRRPGGGYLSGAGAQEENLFRRTNYVQHLADPDKEFDPERKWTYRLPEFSCVYSTNVFIIRASEAEGYAFLPHPVSMSFLALSAYCSPPLTCNKQKLNQEVADKTKQKMRCMFATGLHYGHDSLVLSALGCGAFRNPPRHVAQLFKEVLTEKEFVNRYKVISFAIIDDHNAKGIGNYQPFFDVFSLTSS